From one Doryrhamphus excisus isolate RoL2022-K1 chromosome 9, RoL_Dexc_1.0, whole genome shotgun sequence genomic stretch:
- the gja5a gene encoding gap junction protein, alpha 5a, translating to MGDWSLLGNVLEEVQEHSTSVGKVWLTVLFIFRILVLGTAAESSWGDEQSDFLCDTQQPGCTNVCYDSAFPIAHIRYWVLQIVFVSTPSLIYMGHAMHTVRSEEKRRRREQEEREARVEGGGPDLEGEKEYLQQKESGEEVKSEGRSRVRLKGPLLQTYVLSILIRTAMEVIFIVVQYLIYGVFLKALYLCTSWPCPNPVNCYMSRPTEKNIFIVFMLVVAAVSLVLSVLELYYLGWKSARACIRRKASQRNVTVEPNSPPPPSASSTPPPPDFIRCAITSSMTPMPSMTSMASHPFSDRMALQQNSANLATERHHSRDNLEEERDFLVRYQRAPKEAPNNSCHPLPVMHSGYTRDKRRLSKTSGSSSRARQDDLAV from the coding sequence ATGGGCGACTGGAGTCTCTTGGGGAACGTCCTGGAGGAGGTCCAGGAGCATTCCACCTCCGTGGGGAAGGTGTGGCTCACCGTGCTCTTCATCTTTCGCATCCTGGTGCtgggcacggcggccgagtcgTCGTGGGGGGACGAGCAGAGCGACTTCCTCTGCGACACGCAGCAGCCCGGCTGCACCAACGTGTGCTACGACAGCGCCTTCCCCATCGCCCACATCCGCTACTGGGTGCTGCAGATCGTTTTCGTGTCCACGCCGTCGCTTATCTACATGGGCCACGCCATGCACACGGTGCGCAGCGAGGagaagcggcggcggcgggagcAGGAGGAGAGGGAGGCCCGCGTGGAGGGCGGCGGGCCAGACCTGGAGGGGGAGAAGGAGTACCTGCAGCAGAAGGAAAGCGGCGAGGAGGTGAAGTCGGAGGGGCGGAGCCGCGTCCGCCTTAAAGGACCTCTGCTGCAGACGTACGTCCTCAGCATCCTGATCCGCACCGCCATGGAGGTCATCTTCATCGTGGTGCAGTACTTGATTTACGGCGTCTTCCTCAAGGCGCTCTACCTGTGCACGTCGTGGCCGTGCCCCAACCCGGTCAACTGCTACATGTCCCGCCCCACGGAGAAGAACATCTTCATCGTCTTCATGCTGGTGGTCGCCGCCGTGTCCTTGGTGCTGTCCGTCCTGGAGCTCTACTACCTGGGCTGGAAGAGCGCCAGGGCGTGCATCCGCAGGAAGGCGTCGCAACGCAACGTCACCGTGGAGCCAAACAGCCCGCCTCCGCCCTCGGCCTCCTCCACCCCTCCGCCCCCTGACTTTATTCGGTGCGCCATCACCTCCTCCATGACGCCCATGCCGTCCATGACCTCCATGGCCTCGCACCCCTTCAGCGACAGGATGGCGCTGCAGCAGAACTCGGCCAACCTGGCCACCGAGCGCCACCACAGCCGAGACAACCTGGAGGAGGAGCGGGACTTCTTGGTCAGGTACCAGCGGGCCCCCAAGGAGGCGCCCAACAACAGCTGCCACCCGTTGCCCGTGATGCATTCGGGGTACACCAGGGACAAACGACGCCTGAGCAAGACAAGCGGGAGCAGCAGTCGAGCTCGGCAAGACGACCTCGCCGTTTAA